The segment GAGGAAGCGGTGAAGCGCCACCCCGCGGTCGCCGACGCGCTGGTCGTCGGGGTGCCGGACGAGCGCTTCGGCGAGGCCGTCACCGCGGTCGTCGGGCTCCGGCCCGGTCAGCACGTCGACGCCGACGACATCACCGGCGCCCTCGGCGCGCTCTCGCCGTACAAGCGGCCCCGCCGGATCGTGTTCGTCGACACCGTGAAGCGCGGGCCGAACGGCAAGGCCGACTACGCCTGGGCGCGCGACACGGTGAAGGCCGAGCTCGATCGACGCTGACGCGTTCGCGCCGGCACGCGTCCGAGCGCGCACGCGAAGCGGCGGCGCCCCGAAAGACGCCGCCGGCGATCGCGAACCCGAACGGGTCGTTACTTCTTCTTGCCCTTGCCGACCTTGGCCAGCACGTCGCGGGCGTTCAGGATCAGGTAGTCGTCACCGTCGAGGGTGATCTCCGTCCCGCCGTACTTCGAGTAGACGACGGTGTCGCCGGCCTCGATGTCCATCTTGATGATGTCGCCGGACTGCTCGGAGCGCCGGCCGGGGCCCACGGCGAGGACCTCGCCCTGCTGGGGCTTCTCCTTCGCCGTGTCGGGGATGACGAGACCGCTCGACGTCGTCTCCTCGGCTTCGGCCGTACGGACGACGATGCGGTCCTCCAGCGGCTGCAGGTTCATCGGGTGTGCGCCTCCTATAACGGGCGGGACGGCTGAGATCGGGTGAGATCGGGGACCCAAACTCCGGCCGCAGGGGCCGGGCTGAGACCGTCGGCGAGGCTAGCACTCTCCTACCGAGAGTGCTAAGTGGAGGGCTCTATCCTTCCCGGATGGCTGACGGGAGAGGCGCGCCCGAACCCGTCTACGTCGACCAGTTCCGTGGCCGGCTCTTCCTCGTTCCCCGCTCGGTCGCGCCGGAACCCCGCGAGCTCGCGGCCGAGGCGGAAGCCATCGGGCACGCGGTGAGCGCGGCCCTCGTGCTCGCCTGGACCCGACGCGCGCCGGTCGTCGCACTCCCCGATCAGCTGCGCGCGACCGAGGAGTCGCGCCGTTACGCGCGCGAGGTGTTCGCGAAGCTCATCGGCCTGCCGTTGCACGAGTACCGGCCCGAGGTACGGGTCAACGTGTGGGACAACGGTCGCGACACGATCCGCATCCGCCGCGTCGGCCGGAACGGATCGGTCGCGAAGGACAGCGAGGTGTCGCTCGGACGCGCGGTCGACCCAACCGTGCTCGGCGAGTGGATCGTCGCGCTGATCCGCGACGCGCACCCGAGCCGGGGCACGCTCGCGCGCGCGTACGGCGCGCCCGAAGCTCGCGCGAGCGTCTACTCGCGCCTCGGTGTCGCGTACGTGTGCAGCACGCGCGTCTCGCGCGCCGCGGGCCAGTCGTTCGACTACGCGCCGCCGTACGCGCGCATCGACCTGCGCGCGGAGCACGCGCCGGACGACCTCGCGGCGAGCACCGTCGCCGCGCTCGACGCGTCCGAGCTCGTCGATCCCGGCGCCGCCGACAAGCGCGAGCGGTGGGGCTCCGACTTCGTCGAGAGCACCGGCCTCGCGCGCCGCACGATCTTCTCGCCGCGCACCGGGCTCGTCAGCGTCGGGCGCTGCGGGCCCGAGATCCGCA is part of the Acidimicrobiia bacterium genome and harbors:
- the groES gene encoding co-chaperone GroES, with protein sequence MNLQPLEDRIVVRTAEAEETTSSGLVIPDTAKEKPQQGEVLAVGPGRRSEQSGDIIKMDIEAGDTVVYSKYGGTEITLDGDDYLILNARDVLAKVGKGKKK